The Fulvia fulva chromosome 1, complete sequence region TGGGCACAGACTACCTCGACCTGCTGCAGATCCATCGCTTCGATCAGTACACGCCGATGGAAGAGACGATGGAATCTCTCCACGACCTCGTCAAGATGGGCAAGGTCAACTATATTGGAGCGTCTTCGATGTGGGCGTATCAATTCGCACAGCTACAATTTGTCGCCGAAAAGCACGGATGGACGAAGTTTGTCTCGATGCAGAATCACTACAACCTTCTGTACCGTcaagaggagcgcgagatGAACAAATTTTGCCACGATACAGGCGTTGGACTGATCCCATGGGCGCCGTTGTGCCGAGGACATCTAGCTCGACCGCCTTCGGAATATGGCAATACCATTCGTTCTGCGGGAGAACAGCGAAACAGCATCTTCACTACTGGCCAGAGCGAAAGCGACCAGGAGGTAATCAAGCGCGTACAAGAGCTCGCTGAGAGGAAGGGCTGGAAGATGAGCACTGTTGCGTTGGCTTGGATTAACAAGAGAATATCGAGTCTCATCATCGGCTTCAGCAGTGTGGAGAGAATTGACGAGGCGCTGGAAGTTCGAGGCAAGACGCTGACAGCTGAAGAAGAGAAGTACTTGGAGGAGCTTTATGTAACGCGGGACGTTCAAGGCCACTCGTAGTCGATGGTCATCTTCAATAAGTCATAAGTCGATGCTAACGCCTCTGCTTCGTCGTCGACGTGTCATGTCGTCCTGTACAGTCATTACATTGTGCCTGGGGCGAATCGTACTGTGCATCCTCGGGTGTAATCATGCTGCTAGATTGGTAAATAATCCAACATGTTGAGCACGACCTTGATCGCATATGGCTTTGTCCAATCAGTAAGCGCTATACAGATCAACGGTATTGATGCACTTACGATATCTGCCGTCCTGACGCCCGCGCCTGGAGTCGCAACTGTGCTAGATCCAGCCACGATAAAGCCATTCCCTGTCGTCGTAGCTTCCACCAAGCCACCATTGTTCGATTGTGTACTGCTCGCGAACTGGAAGCTCGTGGTTGTGGCACTCGGGCCCCCAACCAGGCCACCACCATTCGATGTGCCCGTTGCCGCAGCTCCTCCTCCTACAATGACACCATCGCCGTTCATCGTGCCAGACGATACAATACCCGTGATCGTGCCGGTACAAGCTGCGCCCGAGGGACAGCAAGCAACGTGCCCAGCATAGTCAGCCGAACAGACGGCGCTGGACATGCAGCACAGCTGGGGCGCGCCGAGGTTGGCGCACGATGCAAAGCCTGTCGGGCAGGTGTTGCTGTATTGTCTCTTCAACAGCTCGTGAGCTGTGTCATTCTGCAGCGCCTGTGGAATCCAGTCCTGCAGGAGATTGGGTAGGGCTGAGAGGAATGGCTGCAGGTCGGGGAGTTGGAGTGCCGCTGCCACGCTGATGAGGAGGCCCGTGGGCAGGAGATGGACTGCGAAGCAGAAGCAGCGCATGGCGACTGGTAGTCGGGATGCGCGCGATGAATGTCGATGTGTGCTCTGAAGCCCTGATTATTCGAACGGTCGATGGTGAGATAGTGTTGTTGAGTTGTGAATTCGCTTGCAGTGATACTGTCAGTCACGTCGTTGGAAAGACTCGTGTCGTTTACGGACTCACCTGAGTGCGAATATGGATACTGCTCGTTCACTCATTAATCATGACTGCAGATGCAAATGCAACACATGTACGCAATGCCCAGCACATTCATTCAACGCGACATCGACGGTCCATTGGCGCGGGCCTTTCTTTTGGCCGTGTTGCCCAGCAACGGCAACATTGAAGCTCTGCTGGGATCAGCCATCTTCTCTCACTTCACTTCGTCCGCGAGGTCGCTATCAACCTCACCATTGCACGCATGGCAGCGTGGATTTCCTCGCAGCCTCCTGTCATCGTGTGTTTCCATCGCGCATCGCCACGATGAGGCCTGGTGACGACCGCAACGATGGCACCTTCCACCCTCGCCTGCAGTACCATCGACCTGATGCTTGCAATCGCGTCAAGATACATACATGTACATGGATTGAGAGACCAACACGACTGCCAATGTCTCGGCCGTCATCGCTGCCTTGATGGATCGATGAGGGCTGGAAAGGGGAATCGCAACGAGCCATCCTTCCTTCTGGACACGGCAATATACCTCTGCCGCTTCCAGCGACACTCGCAGTATCGAGGGCAACCACAACGATAGTACATGGACATCACGATTGGCTATGTTTACTACTGCGCCTCTCCGTGACTCGTCTTTCCTCTTCTCTCGCATCTGCAACATCTGCACCAATATCTCTCATCGAACGACTTTTCGGCAACAATCAGCTCTTCAACTGTCGATAACCCTTTCACCATACCTCCTGTTCTCTTGATACCATCGAACTTGCTCAAAACCAACAAGACGACACACCGGCACGATGCAGCCGCCCAAGTGGTTGCTCGTGCTCGGCCTGGGAGCATGCGTGCTCTCTCATGCATCTGAACAACACGACTCAAGCCTCCTACCTCTACCCGACAACACTGTTGCTCGAGCCGGTCCAGGTCCAGCTCTAGATCAGGTTGATactctcctctccttctcggCATACGACAGTATTCTCTGCGACGAAGATCATTGCGACTGCTGCCAAGCAGAGGGTGTCAAAGTTCCCAACAGAAAAGGCAAGATGGTGAAGAATGAC contains the following coding sequences:
- a CDS encoding Aldo-keto reductase — protein: MTDKDDQNDPVQQSIAATKAEYATLGSEDSLPILKAAYDRGLNTWDTANVYSNGVSEEIIGKALKKYSIPREKVVILSKCYGYVGEEPGTRGMMYGQKIAESKDHVNRGGLSRRAIFDAVGKSLKRLGTDYLDLLQIHRFDQYTPMEETMESLHDLVKMGKVNYIGASSMWAYQFAQLQFVAEKHGWTKFVSMQNHYNLLYRQEEREMNKFCHDTGVGLIPWAPLCRGHLARPPSEYGNTIRSAGEQRNSIFTTGQSESDQEVIKRVQELAERKGWKMSTVALAWINKRISSLIIGFSSVERIDEALEVRGKTLTAEEEKYLEELYVTRDVQGHS